TAGTGAAGAGATATAGAACTCATACCCCCACCCCACAAAGAGATCGCCATGCGCTAGGGCAAAGAGGCGATTTTTCCAAAGAAAAAAGGCGGGTTGTTGTGCCCTAGAATAAACGCGCACGCGTTGGAAGAAAGGGAGGGCATGCAAGCCTAGATCGTGATTGCCCTCAAAGTAAAAAACCTCGCTCACATGGCTGAGGGTTTGGATTTTCTCTAAGATGACTTGATGGGGGCGCACACTGCTAGCCACCTTGCCCACTAGAATATGGAAGATATCCCCCATCAAAAACACTTGACTAGGGGGCTTGTCTAAGAGTTGATCTAGAAGGAGGGGAAAAGTGGAGCTATCTTGTTTGTGGTGCGCGTCCGCAATGAAGATCGCATCGCTAGATAGAGAGGGAAAAGAGGCACTCACCCTCCCCCCATAAATTGCAAGCATTCTAGGCGGTCGTTGTCTTGGAGCTGGGTATGCGCCCAGTCCTCCTTTTTAACCACCACGCTATTACGCGCGATCGCACAGACTCGCCCATCAATGCCCAAAGTTTCTATAAGGGTTTGGACACTCAAAGCCTCGTCAAAATGTTTCAATTCCCCATTGATAATTAAGTGCATGGTTTTCCTTTAGGTGTGGTAATTGGGGGCTTCTTTGGTGATGTCCACATCGTGTACATGGGACTCTTTCAAGCCTGCAGCTGTGATCTGCACAAATTGGGCGTTTTGGGTGAATGTGGGGATATCAGGCGCGCCCAAATAGCCCATAGAAGCGCGCAAACCCCCCACAAGCTGGTAGAGAATGTCCGCAATTTTGCCCCGATAGGGCACACGCCCCTCAATGCCCTCTGGCACAAGTTTTTCTGAGGCTAACCCCTCTTGGAAGTAACGATCCGAGCTCCCTCTACTCATCGCCCCGATACTACCCATCCCTCTATAGCTCTTATACTGCCTACCTTGATAGATGAGGGTATCCCCCGGGGATTCTTGTGTGCCAGCAATCAAACTCCCCACCATCACACAGGACGCACCCACTGCCAACGCCTTAGCCACATCTCCAGAATACCTAATCCCCCCATCGGCAATCACGGGGACATCATGCTTTTTGGCCTCTTGGTAGCATTCATCAATCGCACTAATTTGGGGCATACCCACCCCAGCCACAATACGGGTTGTGCAAATGCTCCCTGGACCAATGCCCACCTTAACCCCATCTGCTCCTGCACTAATGAGGTCTTTAGTGGCTTGTGCGGTTACCACATTGCCCACCACAACATCAACTTCAAGCTCCTTTTTAATCTCCTCGAGGGTGCTTAAAATATTGCGTGAGTGCCCGTGCGCGCTGTCTAAAACCAACGCATCTACCCCCGCTTTGACCAAAGCGCGCGCGCGATCGAGTTGGTTAGCCCCAATGGCCGCCCCTACGCGCAAACGCCCAAAAGCGTCCTTGTTGGCATGGGGGTATTCGATACGCTTTTGGATGTCTTTAATGGTGATCAGACCCTTTAGCACATTGTGCTCGTCCACTAGGGGAAGTTTTTCGATCTTGTGCTGGTGCATGATGGCTTGGGCTTGCTCTAAACTCACACCTACCGGAGCAGTTACTAAAGGGGGCTTGGTCATCACCGCGCCCACTTTTTTACTCCAATCGGTTTCAAAACGCATATCGCGATTGGTCAAAATCCCAATGAGAATCCCATGCGCATCGATCACGGGCACACCCGAAATCTTGTAGTTGTCCGCAATCGCCTTAGCCTCGCCCAATGAAGCCTCTGCGTGGATGTAAATAGGATCATGAATCACCCCGCTCTCACTTTTTTTAACCTTGAGTACTTGCTGGACCTGCGCTTCAACATCCATATTCTTATGGATAATGCCCATGCCTCCCAAGCGCGCCATCGCGATCGCGGTGTCAAACTCGGTAACCGTGTCCATCGCCGCGCTCACAAAGGGGATATTCAAGCCAATATTTTTACTCAATTTAGAAGCCAAACTCACTTCTTTGGGCAAAACTTCCGAATGGGCGGGCACTAATAAGACATCCTCAAAAGTAAGGGCCGTTTTTAAAAGCTGCATACCTATCCTTTCAACTCTAAGATTTCTTCTAAACCATAAGCCACATCTAAAATTTGCTGTTCCTCAAAAGCGGGCCCGATAAATTGCATGCCAATAGGCAATTTTCCATGATAGGCCACAGGCAAAGAGATCGCAGGCAAGCCGGCTAAATTCACCCCCACGGTGTAGATATCGCTCAAATACATTTCTAGTGGGGTGGCGTGCGCGTTAAACTCAGGGGCGATTGAGGGAGCTACGGGAGTAAAGATCACATCCGCGCTCTCAAAGAGTTTTTTATACTCGCGCACAATATGGGCGCGCGCCTTTTGCGCCTTGAGGTAATAAGCCTCGTAATACCCACTGCTTAAAACAAAATTCCCTAGCATAATGCGCCTCTTGACCTCAGCCCCAAACCCTTGTGAACGGGTTTTTACATAGAGTTCTTTAAGGTTTTTGCCCTCTAGGCGATTCCCATAACGCACCCCATCAAAGCGAGCCAAATTCGAACAAGCCTCTGCGGTGCTCAGAATATAATATGCAGCGATGTGGTGCTTGTGATCGCCCATGCGCTGAGACACCAAAGTATGCCCCATCTTCTCTAGGGTGTGTAGGCTATCTGCATAAGCCTTTTGCACCTCAATACTAGCGTCTTTTAAAGACTCTTCTAAGACCCCCACACGCAAAGCCCGCTTAGGGTTGAGATGTTTAAAAGTTTGGCTAGGCTCTAGGGCTACGCTAGTAGAATCTTTAGGATCGTGTCCGCTGATAGCATCGAACAAAAGCGCGCAATCGCGCACATTTTGGGTAAGGGGCCCAATTTGATCCAAACTAGAGCTATAGGCCACCAAACCATAGCGACTCACCCTCCCATAAGTGGGCTTGAGTCCCACGCACCCACAATAACTAGCCGGCTGTCTGATCGAGCCTCCCGTATCACTCCCCAGTGCTGCAATAGCAACTCCCCCCGCTACTGCGCTCGCACAGCCCCCAGAACTGCCTCCGGGCACGCGATTAGTGTCTCTAGGGTTTTTAACCGGACCATAACAGCTAGACTCGCTCGTGCTCCCCATCGCAAACTCGTCCATATTGGCCAGTCCAAAGGCACACATGCCATGTTGGTGCAGGCGGTCGATAGCAGTTGCGTTATAAGGAGCGATATAACCCTTTAAAATCTTGCTACCGCAAGTGACCTCCCAACCCTGCACATTGATATTATCTTTAATGAGAATGGGCGCGCCCGCACCGCTAGACTTAGGCGCGCTGACATAGGCGTTTAACTCAGATTTTTCTTGCACATTTTGGGCTAATTCCTGTTTGTATTCCTCTAAGGCTTGGGGGGAAAGCTTTAAGGCTTCTTCTAAAGTTAGCATGGTCTTCCTGATGATTTTCGCCCTATTCTAACAAATGCCGGGTAAAAACTCTCTAAGAAAGCCAAATAAGGTCTTATATAGGGTTTTGCGGGGATTACATAAATGAGGGCTTGAAATCTTAGCTAAAACATGTTAGAATGCGCACTTTTGGGGTGTTAGCTCAGTTTGGGAGAGCGCAACGCTGGCAGCGTTGAGGTCAGGGGTTCGATCCCCCTACACTCCACCATTCCCCCGTCTCTTTTAAAAATCCCCCACTTTAAAATCAATTCGCTTAAAAGAATTTAGCTAAAGCTCTTATTTTTGTTAGATTTTAAGACAAACTCTTGACAAGTGCGCTGAGGTACGCTAGAATTTTAAGCCTATTTTCACTAAACAGAAAGGTTCGTATGTCTCTTATAAGCCACAAGCCACAAGCCACAAGCCACAAGCCACAAGCGTAGCGTCTGCGCGCTCGCTCTAAGCACCACTCTTACACTTTTCTCTCTCACCCCCTTAAGCGCAGAAGATAATGGCGTATTTATAGAGGGCGGTTTTCAGTATTCCAATTTTCAGTATGGTCAAAAAACACAGGGTGCAGGATTTGCAGAAGTGGCAAAACAATATGCAACTTTCTCTGGCAACCTCTTTGGTGCGGATATTCAAGTAGGTTACAAACAATTCTTTGGGGGAGGTAAGATTTTTGGTTTACGCTATTATGGCTTTTTCAGCGGACAGGGGGGGAGTGGCTCGTATACAAGTCAGCCACTTTATACGACTGTTACAGTCAATCAGGCGGCTGCAAATTTATTCTATGGCGTGGGCGCAGATTTTCTCTATAATTTTTATGAAAACTCCGATCGCACTTATGGGGCTTTTGTCGGTGTAATGGTTGGAGGGAGCTCATGGCTGATGGGTGAAGCTAAATACGATGGGCAATGCGCAATCACAGATAACAATGGCAACTGCCAAACTTTGAACGAAGCTTCTAAACAAGCCGTAGCGGGTTACAACAATGTTGATGGGGCAAAAGCTACCTTTTCTCCCACCTATGTGCAGTTCTTATTTAGCATTGGCTTTAGAATGAACTTTACCAAACATCAAGGTTTTGAGTTTGGTGTGCGCATCCCCACCATTGATGACCCTTATGTCAAGCTTGAAGCAACCAAAAACATAGAAGGTTTTGCTAAGAAGGGCGACTATGGCATGCAAACCCTCAGACGCACAGTGGGAGTCTTTGCTAACTATGTGATCAACTTCTAAACCAACGCCCCCTAGTTTAGAGGGGGCAGATCTCTAAGAATGCTATCAAATTCGTGTTTGTAACGCTGGGGGTTTTCGATCTCAAAATCCGCCACGCTTTTAAGAAATTTGTCAAAATTTTCATTGCGCTGGGCTAGTTTAGCTAGTGTTTGGTAGTCCAAATTTTCTTTTTCTTTAGCACTCAGTAAAACCGCGCTTTGCTCAATACGCTCTATGTCTAAGACAATCACCCCGATAAGCTCAAAGCTCACTAGCTTAATGGGCAGGGTGTCAAACTTTTTAATAAAACTGCGCACATTGGGGGATTCAAAGTCTTTATAGGCAAAAGACACCCCCACCATGTCCGGGTAAATCCATTTATCCATACCCTTTTTAGACTTTTTACTCTCCTCATGGTAAATGGTTTTGGTATAAAGTCCCCATTGGTGGTAGGCGATGTAGCTTAAACGCGGGTGCAAATCCCGTTCTTTACAGACAGGCTCTTTGGGGGGTTGTTCTTTAGGAGCGGGTTTAGGCGTAAGCAAAGATGAATCTTTGAGGGCGATTAAAACCTTTGGCTTGTCTTGCACTTTGATAAAGGGGAGTTTGTCGGGAATTTTTAAGGCCTCATAAATGGTTGCGCTACAGCTTTGTTCGGGGGTTTTACCACCCCATTGAAACATGTGTTTGATCTTGCCTTGTTTGTACAACTCTTGCGCTCTGCCATAAATATGATTAGGACTAATGGGCTCGCCAATGATTTTAAGCACCTCTACCACAATATCTATATCTGTCTGTTTCATCTCACACCCACAAATTATCTAATAAG
This portion of the Helicobacter felis ATCC 49179 genome encodes:
- the thiS gene encoding sulfur carrier protein ThiS, with translation MHLIINGELKHFDEALSVQTLIETLGIDGRVCAIARNSVVVKKEDWAHTQLQDNDRLECLQFMGGG
- the guaB gene encoding IMP dehydrogenase, with protein sequence MQLLKTALTFEDVLLVPAHSEVLPKEVSLASKLSKNIGLNIPFVSAAMDTVTEFDTAIAMARLGGMGIIHKNMDVEAQVQQVLKVKKSESGVIHDPIYIHAEASLGEAKAIADNYKISGVPVIDAHGILIGILTNRDMRFETDWSKKVGAVMTKPPLVTAPVGVSLEQAQAIMHQHKIEKLPLVDEHNVLKGLITIKDIQKRIEYPHANKDAFGRLRVGAAIGANQLDRARALVKAGVDALVLDSAHGHSRNILSTLEEIKKELEVDVVVGNVVTAQATKDLISAGADGVKVGIGPGSICTTRIVAGVGMPQISAIDECYQEAKKHDVPVIADGGIRYSGDVAKALAVGASCVMVGSLIAGTQESPGDTLIYQGRQYKSYRGMGSIGAMSRGSSDRYFQEGLASEKLVPEGIEGRVPYRGKIADILYQLVGGLRASMGYLGAPDIPTFTQNAQFVQITAAGLKESHVHDVDITKEAPNYHT
- the gatA gene encoding Asp-tRNA(Asn)/Glu-tRNA(Gln) amidotransferase subunit GatA, which codes for MRKTMLTLEEALKLSPQALEEYKQELAQNVQEKSELNAYVSAPKSSGAGAPILIKDNINVQGWEVTCGSKILKGYIAPYNATAIDRLHQHGMCAFGLANMDEFAMGSTSESSCYGPVKNPRDTNRVPGGSSGGCASAVAGGVAIAALGSDTGGSIRQPASYCGCVGLKPTYGRVSRYGLVAYSSSLDQIGPLTQNVRDCALLFDAISGHDPKDSTSVALEPSQTFKHLNPKRALRVGVLEESLKDASIEVQKAYADSLHTLEKMGHTLVSQRMGDHKHHIAAYYILSTAEACSNLARFDGVRYGNRLEGKNLKELYVKTRSQGFGAEVKRRIMLGNFVLSSGYYEAYYLKAQKARAHIVREYKKLFESADVIFTPVAPSIAPEFNAHATPLEMYLSDIYTVGVNLAGLPAISLPVAYHGKLPIGMQFIGPAFEEQQILDVAYGLEEILELKG
- a CDS encoding outer membrane protein, coding for MAKQYATFSGNLFGADIQVGYKQFFGGGKIFGLRYYGFFSGQGGSGSYTSQPLYTTVTVNQAAANLFYGVGADFLYNFYENSDRTYGAFVGVMVGGSSWLMGEAKYDGQCAITDNNGNCQTLNEASKQAVAGYNNVDGAKATFSPTYVQFLFSIGFRMNFTKHQGFEFGVRIPTIDDPYVKLEATKNIEGFAKKGDYGMQTLRRTVGVFANYVINF